From Girardinichthys multiradiatus isolate DD_20200921_A chromosome 3, DD_fGirMul_XY1, whole genome shotgun sequence, the proteins below share one genomic window:
- the nacad gene encoding uncharacterized protein nacad, with protein sequence MPGESTHRSVPEDKHQDLGSGDTGLPGPGMTRHPSTDSTPSDSGSSPNDSGSSPSPSTPQKLLPGSTSPFGPRLFNVKPSSSGTPRPQPEGSDNRINPARLSGKLGGHGPCGRHIPVKMERIKVLTGSEVESDYPGSRTIDTRVVMGEETRLKTTEVLKGSIPTELKAQAIPMPYLPSFSCSQLVTKEIKSETNNKDIQSQIPQKPEDQEKEHVQASVTNTSPSSPKPNTTDDEITDSKEDKETLSLDEVPSLPSEASCPVALSFTEPNCPVDPLRVGIPSSLDPELYYTAPSTPIKMATCCSHLKHHSYPGTPASPLSPGSPSDSEDLCSPLTSPSGSYITAEGGSWTSSYTSSTSPSTSPNLLLTEEPQEAPACFVSSLSEIGDEVAEEKGRSGQEREQERTRDFSLYHPENFAMNSRIGIADTVIPEEDETPKGEEVKTSRETCRPCWVTENTPPIRSSSSSDSQDDEGESESSFCPLEEALVNRAGYSRPMQRGLKLNLEGCLSEEHYRQMEANPDISPTTWSPDTENMTMASSSFSPDSLLLPLDAFCPGAFDRLGPSSFILSQAACSDDIQDEEGMIPASLISIPLHTSLIFKADSMEITLFPTEEENEIEVNNRNETKDSDAYAAGEEEADVEDDDDEDDEEDHDGYNYNNDIVDSTPDGDEEEKKNKDGDTNVQHGADEGAKVEVKVMEEEEAEEEEEEEDLEEDDDNDGCDNKSMEGEAEESSASFLHSLSETSINEGLDESFCFQDDTDDSLDSASYNGEEDERLYSTEKHAQSLEPLPADSSDSAEIQSQTEQVPLHTQLNMDQQVDTSTSLSETTVAHPKGNGLEPTPPEVPLCPKHQPDPDVKSAIREDETKTSDKPLDNQQPLQLSEVNSYQSAFPTDRNEREWESQIGTGALETQDNPCSNLFTNAVAIHASPDSLPDSLNVSHSATSVEERTEDLAVENPKAKDVSLKLPCDQTEHTKEPERDSFKLLIKPRHGHSESQRTVGASRVALSKSFCGKYDSPVGGSSVCRSGPYRDSDTKLDQSIEYAPAESGSVESKISDYFPPLNIITPTNDLNKGVVLLSSPKDPNSNPSNIPVSTSPEIISELGDNLALTPEHGPKDSSLENLSENTLSTDDGVLRAVGYLHSPLAISPKRENSETDTSREMAPESGAWCDARVGLGFGLGFGSGSQFGVWGAGESLSLSLGKRFELEAESLLMCDTEGQRTETTLVSNMSSKLCENYDNVLGSILDEEDNNSQNGKNDQTLDKELVEEGISESNLGYWKSIEEISEAGGGEDGSARFPEDISNLNPDNDNDNKETQIQDNWKTSTDSAFECLDEGMYGNLNALSDEMRHQTISVIIKESVSNIPLEEVPFQISDRTPKDEQKPTEDPINQTPDAKQTLLKDSICIVSADTNTDGTAKPENPDSPCKAESRCNTTPEHQSVSLGSRGFSLPEGSFGSFPPKCTSNIARLRSTCKDGTEMLQHHRHNKKKCDVSPEINRTMDEPQSKDAFLGKHGIVYNSGEELGEVKQKQRDDEKHKMDEDKKKSSSALGDSDYFVRLTPKGELCKDSQTASTKGKKGKQNKHGASQAGFHPDITPESVQDPKKAYALPNTTGDGCSDGISDIIKTKTDYNANNSSSPDLQQRTSEGDKVESVAQMEEHKSGSPDEKSQRQGQCHLNRSTTDVMIAINHDVHQKQEVLDNRPLSNSQRQIAADFNDNNIDPGPSKLQQNIISCSLSLQFPPSSLPCASTESQNDLSTPVQESQTVLSTQQRSSQSMTNQCTGSGIPPNNNLKQVTDVFLTPSSNTVSSSPLPAAMPVVLSQATQETGNLAAVHVPDSSSHPNSQSTVNTQSQKQTKEGCTRFTQDIFRGTSVNEEESDRKDEGGRLQQGHTSKPRGAGEDRIRSLKNESGPADQREIQPFSNRQPTGTQSDCSISHNLNLCEEMDLSVKNNSSTLASCNESESEGSMPDLEELEPLRPSEPLCISAADDGLNRPKQSRSEKKARKAMSKLGLKPVHGVTRITIRKSKSILFVISRPDVFKSPMSDIYIVFGEAKIEDLSQQAHKAAAEKFKVPVSPSPLAPPAPPSLTIKEESEEEEEEVDDGGLEQRDIELVMAQANVSRAKAVRALKHNKNDIVNAIMELTM encoded by the exons ATGCCAGGGGAGAGCACTCACAGATCTGTCCCTGAAGACAAGCATCAGGACCTGGGAAGCGGGGATACAGGGCTTCCAGGACCAG gcATGACAAGACATCCATCCACAGACTCCACTCCAAGTGACTCTGGCTCCTCTCCGAATGACAGTGGATCGAGCCCTTCTCCCAGTACTCCACAGAAGCTTCTCCCAGGATCCACCTCTCCGTTTGGGCCACGACTATTTAATGTGAAGCCTAGCTCCTCTGGTACTCCAAGACCACAGCCCGAAGGGTCCGATAATCGAATCAACCCAGCCAGACTGTCAGGAAAACTGGGTGGTCATGGTCCATGTGGCCGCCATATCCCTGTTAAGATGGAAAGAATAAAG GTCCTAACAGGATCTGAGGTGGAAAGTGACTATCCAGGGTCACGGACTATCGACACCAGAGTGGTGATGGGTGAAGAGACACGGCTCAAAACAACAGAAGTTCTCAAAGGCAGTATCCCCACTGAGCTAAAAGCTCAAGCTATCCCTATGCCATATCTTCCAAGTTTTTCATGTTCTCAGCTGGTAACTAAGGAGATAAAATCGGAAACCAACAACAAGGACATCCAATCACAAATCCCCCAGAAACCAGAAGATCAGGAAAAAGAACATGTACAGGCCTCAGTTACAAACACTTCACCCTCCTCTccgaaaccaaacacaacagatGATGAAATAACAGACAGTAAGGAAGACAAGGAGACTCTCTCTTTAGATGAAGTGCCTTCGCTCCCTTCAGAAGCATCTTGTCCAGTTGCTCTGTCCTTCACTGAGCCAAATTGTCCTGTCGACCCCCTACGAGTTGGCATTCCCTCATCTCTTGACCCAGAACTTTACTATACTGCTCCTTCCACTCCAATTAAGATGGCTACGTGCTGTTCGCACCTTAAACATCATTCCTACCCTGGTACCCCAGCCTCCCCTCTTTCTCCTGGTTCTCCATCTGACAGTGAAGACCTCTGTTCCCCTCTTACCTCTCCATCTGGCTCTTACATCACAGCAGAGGGAGGCAGCTGGACATCTTCTTATACATCTTCCACCTCCCCATCCACTTCTCCCAACCTGCTCCTCACGGAAGAACCACAGGAGGCACCTGCTTGCTTTGTGAGCTCCTTGTCAGAAATTGGGGATGAGGTTGCGGAGGAGAAGGGGCGATCGGGCCAAGAACGAGAGCAGGAAAGGACCAGGGACTTCAGCTTGTACCATCCTGAGAATTTTGCTATGAATTCAAGGATAGGCATAGCAGATACAGTGATTCCCGAGGAAGACGAGACTCCAAAAGGGGAGGAGGTCAAGACTTCCAGAGAGACTTGTCGTCCGTGTTGGGTGACTGAGAATACCCCCCCTATAAGAAGCAGTAGCAGCAGTGACTCACAGGACGATGAAGGGGAGTCAGAAAGTTCTTTTTGTCCATTAGAGGAGGCCCTTGTTAACAGAGCAGGGTACTCTAGACCCATGCAGAGAGGCCTGAAACTAAATTTGGAGGGATGTTTATCAGAAGAACATTATAGGCAGATGGAGGCCAACCCAGATATTTCCCCCACTACCTGGAGCCCTGATACAGAGAACATGACTATGGCATCTTCCAGCTTCAGCCCTGACTCACTGCTCCTTCCCCTGGATGCCTTCTGCCCTGGAGCCTTCGATAGGCTTGGCCCGAGCTCCTTCATTCTCTCCCAGGCTGCGTGTTCTGATGATATACAAGATGAGGAAGGGATGATACCTGCCTCCCTCATCTCCATTCCCCTTCACACTAGCCTAATTTTTAAGGCTGACTCAATGGAAATCACTCTCTTccccacagaagaagaaaacgAAATAGAAGTCAATAACAGAAATGAAACAAAGGATTCTGATGCATAtgcagcaggagaggaggaggcagatgttgaggatgatgatgatgaagatgatgaagaggatcATGATGGTTACAATTACAATAACGACATTGTTGACTCCACACCAGATGGTGacgaagaggaaaaaaaaaataaagatgggGATACAAACGTGCAGCATGGGGCAGATGAGGGAGCTAAAGTAGAGGTGAAAGTTATGGAAGAAGAGgaggcagaagaagaagaagaggaggaggatctAGAAGAGGATGATGATAATGATGGGTGTGATAACAAATCTATGGAAGGTGAGGCTGAGGAAAGCTCAGCGTCCTTTCTTCATTCACTTTCAGAAACGTCAATCAATGAAGGGTTAGATGAATCGTTCTGCTTTCAAGATGATACAGATGACTCTTTAGATTCTGCCTCTTATAATGGGGAGGAAGATGAACGTCTATACAGCACTGAGAAGCATGCACAATCTCTAGAACCTCTACCAGCAGATAGCTCAGATTCAGCTGAAATCCAGTCACAGACTGAACAGGTTCCTTTGCACACACAACTAAATATGGACCAGCAAGTGGATACATCTACCAGCCTGTCTGAAACCACTGTGGCTCACCCCAAAGGTAATGGCTTGGAACCAACACCCCCGGAAGTGCCTCTGTGCCCTAAACACCAACCAGATCCTGATGTCAAATCTGCCATTAGAGAAGATGAAACAAAAACCTCAGATAAACCTTTGGATAACCAGCAACCACTTCAACTTTCAGAAGTTAATTCTTATCAGTCTGCCTTCCCAACTGACCGTAATGAGAGAGAATGGGAAAGCCAGATAGGTACTGGTGCTTTGGAGACTCAAGATAATCCCTGTTCTAATCTGTTCACTAATGCTGTTGCCATTCATGCATCACCAGATTCTTTACCAGATTCTCTCAATGTTTCTCATTCTGCCACTTCTGTAGAGGAGAGAACAGAAGATTTGGCTGTGGAAAATCCTAAGGCGAAGGATGTCTCTTTGAAACTACCTTGTGATCAGACTGAACACACAAAAGAACCTGAAAGGGACTCTTTCAAATTGCTCATAAAGCCTCGTCATGGCCACTCTGAAAGCCAAAGGACTGTTGGAGCAAGCAGGGTTGCACTATCAAAGTCTTTCTGTGGTAAATACGATTCGCCTGTAGGAGGAAGCTCTGTCTGTAGGTCAGGTCCTTACAGGGACTCTGATACTAAGCTTGACCAAAGCATTGAGTATGCTCCAGCTGAGTCTGGGAGTGTAGAGTCCAAAATAAGTGATTATTTTCCACCACTGAATATTATTACTCCTACCAATGACCTAAATAAAGGTGTTGTTCTACTGTCCTCTCCCAAAGACCCAAATTCCAATCCCAGTAATATCCCTGTTTCTACTTCTCCAGAAATCATTTCAGAACTTGGTGATAACTTGGCCCTGACTCCTGAACACGGCCCTAAAGACTCTTCCTTGGAGAACCTAAGTGAAAACACTTTGAGTACAGATGATGGGGTACTAAGAGCTGTTGGATACTTACACTCCCCTCTTGCAATCTCTCCCAAAAGAGAAAATTCAGAGACGGATACAAGCAGAGAGATGGCTCCTGAATCTGGGGCATGGTGTGATGCCAGGGTGGGTCTGGGTTTTGGTCTGGGTTTTGGATCAGGGTCTCAGTTTGGTGTTTGGGGAGCAGGTGAATCACTGTCTTTGTCCCTGGGTAAGAGGTTTGAGTTAGAGGCAGAGAGTCTTCTCATGTGTGATACAGAAGGACAAAGGACCGAGACAACTTTGGTTTCTAATATGAGCAGCAAACTGTGTGAAAACTATGACAATGTTCTCGGTTCTATTCTGGACGAGGAAGATAACAACAGTCAGAATGGTAAGAATGACCAAACGTTGGATAAAGAACTGGTTGAAGAGGGGATCTCTGAATCCAACTTAGGGTACTGGAAATCTATTGAAGAGATTTCAGAAGCAGGTGGAGGAGAGGACGGAAGTGCCAGATTTCCAGAGGACATCAGTAATTTGAATCCAGACAATGATAACGATAACAaggaaacacaaatacaagacaATTGGAAGACTTCGACTGATTCTGCCTTTGAGTGCTTGGATGAGGGCATGTATGGGAATCTGAATGCTCTGTCAGATGAAATGAGACACCAGACCATCAGCGTGATTATCAAAGAATCTGTGTCGAATATTCCACTTGAGGAGGTGCCATTTCAGATTTCTGACAGGACTCCTAAAGACGAACAGAAACCAACAGAGGATCCAATAAACCAAAcaccagatgcaaaacaaacGTTATTAAAGGATAGTATTTGTATTGTCTCTGCTGATACGAACACTGATGGAACTGCAAAACCCGAAAACCCTGATTCACCATGTAAAGCCGAGTCAAGATGTAATACTACTCCAGAGCATCAGTCAGTCTCTTTAGGGAGTCGTGGATTTTCTTTGCCAGAGGGATCATTTGGGTCTTTTCCTCCAAAATGCACATCTAACATTGCTAGACTGAGAAGCACTTGTAAAGACGGTACTGAGATGTTACAGCATCACAggcacaacaaaaaaaaatgtgatgtCAGTCCTGAAATTAACAGAACTATGGATGAACCACAGAGTAAAGATGCCTTTTTAGGAAAGCATGGTATTGTTTATAACTCAGGGGAGGAACTTGGAGaggtcaaacaaaaacaaagggatgatgaaaaacataagatggatgaagataaaaaaaaatcctcctcTGCACTGGGTGACTCAGATTACTTTGTGAGGCTCACACCTAAGGGTGAACTTTGCAAAGATTCACAAACTGCCTCTACAAAAGGGAAGAAAGGGAAGCAGAATAAACATGGGGCATCTCAGGCAGGCTTTCATCCTGACATTACCCCTGAGTCGGTCCAAGATCCAAAGAAAGCTTATGCTCTACCAAACACCACAGGAGATGGATGCTCAGATGGGATTTCAGACATTATTAAAACTAAGACAGACTACAATGCTAACAACTCTTCATCACCAGACCTTCAACAGAGGACATCTGAGGGAGACAAAGTTGAATCTGTTGCACAGATGGAGGAGCATAAAAGTGGCAGTCCTGATGAAAAAAGTCAAAGACAAGGACAATGTCATTTAAACAGAAGTACAACAGATGTAATGATAGCGATAAACCACGACGTACACCAGAAACAAGAAGTACTTGATAACAGACCACTATCTAATAGTCAGAGACAAATTGCAGCGGACTTTAATGACAACAACATAGATCCTGGCCCCAGCAAACTTCAGCAAAATATCATATCATGCTCTCTTTCTCTGCAATTCCCCCCTTCTTCATTACCTTGTGCCTCAACAGAGTCACAGAATGACCTTTCCACACCTGTTCAAGAATCCCAAACTGTCCTCTCAACCCAGCAACGGTCCTCGCAGTCCATGACTAATCAGTGCACTGGTTCTGGAATTCCCCCAAACAACAACCTCAAGCAGGTCACTGATGTCTTTTTAACACCATCATCTAACACTGTCTCTTCATCCCCATTGCCTGCTGCCATGCCGGTAGTCTTGTCCCAAGCTACCCAAGAAACTGGGAATCTAGCCGCAGTACATGTTCCAGATTCCTCTTCCCATCCCAATTCacagtccacagtcaacactcAGTCCCAGAAACAGACAAAGGAAGGATGTACTCGGTTCACCCAAGACATTTTTAGAG GTACTAGTGTGAATGAAGAAGAATCGGACAGGAAAGATGAGGGCGGACGGCTCCAGCAGGGTCACACGTCTAAGCCTAGGGGAGCTGGAGAAGACAGAATTAGATCACTGAAAAATGAGTCTGGTCCAGCAGATCAGCGAGAAATCCAACCCTTCTCCAATCGCCAACCAACCGGCACACAGTCAGACTGTTCAATCAGCCATAACCTCAACCTTTGTGAAGAGATGGATCTATCagttaaaaacaaca GTTCCACTTTGGCTTCCTGTAATGAATCTGAGAGTGAAGGTTCGATGCCTGATCTGGAAGAGCTAGAGCCTCTGAGACCATCAGAACCACTG TGTATTTCCGCTGCAGATGATGGCTTGAACAGACCAAAACAGAGCCGCAGTGAGAAGAAGGCACGCAAG GCCATGTCTAAACTGGGTCTGAAGCCAGTCCACGGTGTGACCAGAATCACTATCAGGAAGTCCAAAAGTATCTTGTTTGTCATCAGCAGACCAGATGTTTTCAAAAGTCCTATGTCTGACATTTATATTGTTTTCGGAGAGGCAAAG ATTGAGGACTTATCTCAGCAGGCTCACAAAGCAGCTGCAGAGAAATTCAAGGTGCCTGTCTCACCCTCTCCATTAGCTCCCCCTGCCCCACCAAGCCTCACCATCAAAGAGGAgagtgaagaggaggaagaggag GTGGATGACGGAGGTCTGGAGCAGAGAGACATTGAACTGGTGATGGCTCAGGCCAATGTGTCACGAGCCAAGGCCGTCCGCGCGCTCAAACACAACAAGAACGACATTGTGAATGCTATCATG GAGCTGACCATGTGA